AGGGAAAAATCCAGGAAAAAGGGGAGAAAACCGTAGGTTGTCTCCCCTTTGTCTAAAAAAATGGAAAAATATTTGTATTACCCCGGTTGCACTCTAAAGACTTACGCATCAAGTTATGAACTATCAGCTCTTGCTATAGCAAAGACTTTAGGCTTAGAGCTTGTGGAACTTGATAAATGGTACTGCTGCGGAGCGGTAGCTTCGCTAGCGCAGGATGATTTATTCCGTTATTTAGGGCCTATTCGTACACTCGTCAAGGCACAGGAGCATAGTAACAAAGTTGTCACCCTCTGCGATATGTGTTATAACACACTTCAGCATGCTAATTTATTATTAAAGAAAAATCCTCAATCTCTAGATACAATCAATAGTTTTATAGAGCCTGACAGTTACAAAGGGAAAGTAGAAGTCTATCATTTACTGCAGGTTTTGAGAGACTTCGTGACTTTTGAAAAACTGAAAGGATTTATAAAGCAACCTCTTAATGTAAAGCTAGCACCTTATTACGGTTGTATGCTGCTAAGACCTAGAGAGCTAGCTATCGACGATCCTGAAGAGCCTTCAGTTTTAGAAGATTTAATTATTGCTTTAGGCGGAGAGGTCGTAGATAGTATTTATCGTATGGAGTGCTGCGGAAGCTATAATATTGTAGATAACAAAGAGCTTGTATCAAATCAAGTTTCTAAAATATTATATGATATGAAAGACAAAGGATGCGAGGCAATAATAACTTCTTGTCCATTATGTAAATACAATTTAGAGCATTCGAAAGAAAAAATACCTGTGTTCTACTTCACTCAGCTAATAGCTATTGCATTTAAACTACCTGAAGAATATTATGGGCTTGCTTCTCATAAAATAGATCCTAAGCATTTACTAAAAACTAAAAATCTATTGAGGTGAGTAGTAAATGGAAACTATCATAGTAAAAATGCTTGGAAAGAATTACGAAGTGCCTAAAGGACTTACTATAACAAAAGCTTTTGAGTGGGCAGGCTATCATTTGATAAGGGGCTCTGGCTGCAGAGCAGGTTTCTGCGGAGCTTGTACTACAATTTACAGAAAGAAGGGCGACTATAAGCTCTACACAGGCTTAGCATGTCAAACGCTCGTTGAAGAAAATATGGAGCTTGTGCAACTGCCTTTTGTGCCTGCAGAAAAGGAGCCTCATAAAATAGATAATTTGAAACCTTCCGGTAATGTGATTTTAAAAATCTATCCTGAGATAGCAAGATGTTTGTGCTGTAATACCTGTACAAAAGCATGCCCTCAAGAACTTGAAGTAATGGATTTCATACAAGCTTCTCTCAGAGGCGACTTGGCAAAGGTAGCCCAGCTGTCTTTCGATTGTATCCAGTGTGGTATCTGCTCTGTAAGGTGTCCTGCAGATATAAAGCATTACCATGTGGCTCAGCTTGCAAGAAGGCTCTATGGAAAATACCTAACCAAGAAGTCGAAAGCGCAAGAGCAAAGATTGAAAGAAATTGAAAAAGGTAAATTTGAGAAAGACTTTGCTGAGATCATAGCACTACCTTTAGAAAAAGTCAGAGAATTATATAAGAAAAGAGAGATCGAAGGTGAATAAAAAATGCAATGCTATACTGAAGAGATGCTAAAATCGATAGAGCTTGTTGAAAGCACTAGAGGGCAGCGATTGAAAGAAAAACTCAGAAGGCTATCACTTGAGGAATCTGAGGAGCTTTTACGAAAATTTCATCCAGACTACAGGCCTGGCACTAAGAGAGCTCTGAGAATAGGTCCTAGCAAAGGTATGCAAGTACCCCATGAGCTAGCAGATCTTTTAGAAGCTACTCCTCTTATCAGCCCAAGAGATATTGATTTAAATAAAATAGATTACGATGTAGATGTTCTTATTATTGGCGGTGGAGGCGCAGGTACTGTAGCAGCTATTTCTGCATATGAAAATGGCATTAAAAGTGAGAATATACTTATTGCTACAAAACTCAGATGGGGCGATTCTAACTCTATGATGGCTCAAGGCGGTATACAGGCAGCAGACAGACCAGAAGATTCACCTTTAACTCATTATCTTGATACTTTTGGGGGAGGGCATTTTGCAAATAAGTCGGAGCTTGTAAAAGCGCTAGTGCTTGACGCTCCTAAAATAATAAAATGGCATGAAGAGCTTGGGGTAATATATGATAAAAAAGAAAACGGTGAGTATCTTGAGCTCTCAGGTGGAGGAGCTTCAAGAGCTAGATTGCACTGCGCAAAAGACTATACAGGTATGGAAATTATGAGAGTATTAAGAGATCATGCAAGAGATTTAAATATTACTTTCGTTGAGTTCGCTCCTGTAGTTGAACTTCTCACAGACGATTGTGCAGTAACAGGTGCTGTCTTATTCAATTTAGAAACTCGTGAGTATTCTATAGTTAGAGCTAAAGCTACAGTATTAGCAACAGGAGGGCTTGGAAGGTTGCACATTCAGAATTTTCCTACTACAAATCATTACGGAGCAACTGCCGATGGCTTGATACTTGCTTATAGAGTAGGTGCAAAACTAATAGATTTAGATTCTGTACAATATCATCCTACATGTGCTGCTTTTCCTGAGCCTCTTGTTGGATTGCTGTGCACTGAAAAGTTACGCAGTATGGGCGCTTTGCCAGTAAATAAGCTTGGCGAAAGCTTCGTTCATGCACTAGAGCCTAGAGATGTAGAGAGCGCTGCTTATATAAGAGAATGCTACGAATTTGATAAAGGTATTGTTACTCCTACTGGTTTGAGAGGCGTTTGGCTTGATACACCAATGATAGATGCGATTAGAGGTGAAGGTACTATTGAGAAAAACTTTGCAGCTATGGTGAGACAGTTCAAAAGATTCGGTATAGACATCGCTAAAGACCCTATTTTAGTATTTCCTGGCTTNNNNNNNNNNNNNNNNNNNNNNNNNNNNNNNNNNNACGGCGCTACTAGCGTAAAAGGACTTTTTGCAGCAGGCGAAGTAAGTGGCGGTGTGCATGGTAAAAATAGACTCATGGGCAATTCGTTACTTGATTACAATGTATTTGGCAGAAGAGCAGGCTTGGCGAGCGCTAAATACGCAAAAAGCAAAAAAGCAGGAAAGCTCTCTTTAGACCATTTATTGAGCTACGAAAAAATGCTGGCAGATACAGGTATAGTAACAGAAAAAAAAGCGCCTATGCTATTACCAGAATATAGAGGTAAGAGGGCGCTTTCAAGAGCTTTGGAGATTTATTTGTGAATCACATACTTATCAAGTTGGTGGAAAAGAGAGCTACACGCCGTTTATCGTAACGGTACCCGCCAAATTCTGGGATAAGACAATAAGCTCTCACTTTATATAACTACAAACGATACACTTCTTCACTACTTCACAATCGTTACATTCTTCAAGCAAACCTACTTTAGAAGGTAATTTTCCTACTTCCTTTACGTCTCTCGGTCTTAAATAGTCGAGCTCCCTCAAATAGAACCTTGCAGATGCCTTCATAAAGTCAGCTCTGCTTCCATAAATTCCTTTCTTAATTAGGTCATCAATGGCTGAAGCGCTCAAATAAGGCACTCTTAGAGAGATTGCTTCGCTTCTTTCTTTATAATTGCTGTATTTTCCCATGTTCTCCCTCTCCCCTTCATTCGCAAGAATTACAAATTCTTGTACAATGTAAATAAATCTAACTATATATTCAAAACGCAATAGAAAGTACTAAAATGTACTCTAACAACCGACACTTTTATATTGCGGGAAATGATAATAAAAAAAGTAGGAGTTAATATTATGGCAAGTATAACTAAGGCATTGGTTTTAGCAGTTGCTATAGTGCTGTGTTTTGTCGTGCCAGTTAATACGAACTTCGGTACTGAGCTCACGAGAGCTGAGTTAGAGAAGAGTTTGGGCTACGAGCTTAGCGTCAAAATCTATCATGCTTCAGGTGCTTTCGACCCACTCTATGAAGAGCCTAAAATACTTAAAGAGCTAATCACTCACAAGCCTAACGGATACTGGATAGTTCAGTTTAGAGGCCCTGTGAGAGAAGAATGGCTAAATGACCTTCGCAAGCTTTCTACAGTTTTAGGCGCTATACCTGATTTTGCATACCTCGTTGCTATGGATTTAGAGAGCAAATCTAAACTTGAGTCTCTACCATTTGTCAGATGGATTGGAATTTACGAGCCTGGTTATAAGATAGACCCTAGAGTTTTTGGAAGTGAAACCGATGTTGAGGTTGTTATAAAATATTTCGATTACAATTGGGAGCTTCCAGACAGCATCAGGGAGCTGGGTAGGTACAGAACCCCGTTAGAAGACAAAGAAGACATAGTCCAGAGAGCTCAAGAGCAGTATTTTTATGATAAAGAAGATTATATTTTCAAGCTTGGTAAATACGAATATCGCGATACTGCACTAATAATAAAACTTCCGCCTTTGAAAATACAATCTAAGATAGAATCATTAGGTGGCGAAATTACAGAGCCTGCAAGAAGCGCTAGTGACGGTATAAGAGCGAAGCTTAATTTGGANNNNNNNNNNNNNNNNNNNNNNNNNNNNNNNNNNNNNNNNNNNNNNNNNNNNNNNNNNNNNNNNNNNNNNNNNNNNNNNNNNNNNNNNNNNNNNNNNNNNNNNNNNNNNNNNNNNNNNNNNNNNNNNNNNNNNNNNNNNNNNNNNNNNNNNNNNNNNNNNNNNNNNNNNNNNNNNNNNNNNNNNNNGTTCGGTGAAATTCCAGGCTTGTACGGCTCAGGAACTAACGAGCAAATAGTAGTGAATCAATATCCTGATAATTGGTCAGCTGAGCACGGCACTTGCGTAGTCAGTGTTATTGTAGGATTAGGTAGAACACCTTATTCAAGGGGTATAGCGCCGGGCGCTAAAATAGTCTACGTTTATAGCAGTTCAAACTGGTACGATTCCTATTGTCTAAACGGCTGGAATGCAGGAGCTAGAATATTCTCAGCTTCTTGGGGCGGCGGTACTAGCGGCTATTACGGCACAGATACTAACTCGATAGATAGTAGATGCTGGAACAATCCTTATTACGTGTTAAATTTTGCAGCAGGTCAAGGCTCTGGACTAAATCCAGCTGATGATTATAAGCTTGACACTATTACAACTTACGCTACTGCGAAGAACGTTATTACAGTAGGCGGAGTACAGGATCAAGAGAACGATGACCCAAGCGATGACTTACAGCATTACGATGCTGCAAGAGGACCTACTGACGACGGCAGGTGGAAGCCTGATATTATGGGCGATTTTATCAATATCTACACTGCAGACCAGCTTGGTACTGGTGGCGATAGCGTTACAGAAGGCGAGACTCCTTTAGACTACGAGACTTTTTCAGGCACTTCCGCAGCCACTCCTATGGTTTCAGGTCTCTGCGCTTTGATAATGCAAGATTACTATGCTCAGTTTGGCGTCTATCCTTCCTCGTCATTAGTAAAAGCGCTTTTAATAAACACAGGTAGGGATACTAATTTTACCAATCCTGCAGGCACTATATGGCACGGGTTTGGACCTTGCGATGCAAACGGAAATGGTATAGTAGGAGAGGATTTGAAAGGAGCTGATGGAGTTATAGATGAGGTTGGCGTTATTGTGCAGGGTTGGGGAGTTGCAAATGTAAAAGATATAATCAAGAAATGGAGTAATTTCTATATAGACGATCGGAATGTGGCTCTATCTACTGGTAGTTATAAAGATTATCAAGTTCTTGCTACTGGGCTACAGCCCTTAAAAGTGACTCTTGTATGGACTGACTATCCTCCAGGCGCTGTGGGCTCTAATAAAGCGCTCTATTACGATTTAGACCTTAGAGTTACAGCTCCGGACGGCACTACTTATTATTTAGGTAATAATTTCGGCACTAATTCTTCGTTTACACTTTCAGGGCCTTGGACATTAGGCGGCACAGGACCTGATAGACAGAATAATGTAGAATGCGTTTTTATAGAGAATCCAGTCCCTCAAGGGGTTTATACAATTAGAGTGTATGCCCATTCTTCTGCCGCTGCCCTAAGATATGCGCTAGTAGTCTCTGGAGTTGGTAATGCTACAGGTAGAGTTGAATGGTTGGGCGCAAATTATTACAATTATTATAACGGTGCGCAAGGAACTGTCTGTGTGATAGATAGCGATCTTAACGCTAATCCAGCTGAAATAGAAACTACGAGAGTTAAAATTTATAGTAAAGCAGACCCTAAAGGTATAGAAGTTACTTGCGTTGAAGCTGGAGTAAATTCAGCATTATTTACAGCGGTTGTTAATTTCACGACCACTAGCGAAAGTGACGCTTCAACAAATAGAATATTAACTTACGCAGAAAACGACCTTGTAACAGCTAGATATACAGATGCATCGCCAGCCGCAACAGTTTATGCAAATGTGTCTTACGACTGCGTAGCGCCTAAAATAAGTAACGTTTTCATTACAGGGTTGGCGCCTGCGCATGCAACTCTGCAGTGGTATACCGACGAGCTTGCAGAAGGACAAGTTTATATCCAAGATACTGGTACTGGCATATGGGGTGAGCGCGATTACTATGCAAGAACGCCTTACGTAGAATATTGGAATTATTATCACGGCTGGTATATATTGAGTAGTAGATCGAAAGGGTTCGAAACTCCTGTAATCAAGCCCAACACTACCTACAAATTCCAAGTTAACGTTACAGACAAAGCAGGCAACTGGGCTGTAGACAATAACAACGGGAATTACTATTGGTTCAGAACGCCGGCACAGCCTTTTAAAGTGATGTTTGTTAATGACGAATACATTTCTTCAGGCTTGTATAAAGGCTACGATTTAGGCTGGCTGCTATCACACTACCTTAATCTTACTGGTATAGCGCACGAAGAATGGAACGAGAGTGCAAGCGTAATTCCTACCGCTACAATGGTGCAGTACGATATAATAATCTGGAACTGCGGAGGTAAAACTTCTTCTACAACAGCTCATTTTCGAGCAGGTGAAGCACCTTTAAGCACTACTGAGCAGACTAATATAAAAAGTTATTTGGATACTGCAGCTGTTGGTCTTACAAACAGGAAGCCTAGAATGTGCTTG
This is a stretch of genomic DNA from Candidatus Thermoplasmatota archaeon. It encodes these proteins:
- a CDS encoding CoB--CoM heterodisulfide reductase iron-sulfur subunit B family protein; this encodes MEKYLYYPGCTLKTYASSYELSALAIAKTLGLELVELDKWYCCGAVASLAQDDLFRYLGPIRTLVKAQEHSNKVVTLCDMCYNTLQHANLLLKKNPQSLDTINSFIEPDSYKGKVEVYHLLQVLRDFVTFEKLKGFIKQPLNVKLAPYYGCMLLRPRELAIDDPEEPSVLEDLIIALGGEVVDSIYRMECCGSYNIVDNKELVSNQVSKILYDMKDKGCEAIITSCPLCKYNLEHSKEKIPVFYFTQLIAIAFKLPEEYYGLASHKIDPKHLLKTKNLLR
- a CDS encoding 4Fe-4S ferredoxin produces the protein METIIVKMLGKNYEVPKGLTITKAFEWAGYHLIRGSGCRAGFCGACTTIYRKKGDYKLYTGLACQTLVEENMELVQLPFVPAEKEPHKIDNLKPSGNVILKIYPEIARCLCCNTCTKACPQELEVMDFIQASLRGDLAKVAQLSFDCIQCGICSVRCPADIKHYHVAQLARRLYGKYLTKKSKAQEQRLKEIEKGKFEKDFAEIIALPLEKVRELYKKREIEGE
- a CDS encoding FAD-binding protein, translating into MQCYTEEMLKSIELVESTRGQRLKEKLRRLSLEESEELLRKFHPDYRPGTKRALRIGPSKGMQVPHELADLLEATPLISPRDIDLNKIDYDVDVLIIGGGGAGTVAAISAYENGIKSENILIATKLRWGDSNSMMAQGGIQAADRPEDSPLTHYLDTFGGGHFANKSELVKALVLDAPKIIKWHEELGVIYDKKENGEYLELSGGGASRARLHCAKDYTGMEIMRVLRDHARDLNITFVEFAPVVELLTDDCAVTGAVLFNLETREYSIVRAKATVLATGGLGRLHIQNFPTTNHYGATADGLILAYRVGAKLIDLDSVQYHPTCAAFPEPLVGLLCTEKLRSMGALPVNKLGESFVHALEPRDVESAAYIRECYEFDKGIVTPTGLRGVWLDTPMIDAIRGEGTIEKNFAAMVRQFKRFGIDIAKDPILVFPG
- a CDS encoding FAD-binding protein; its protein translation is GATSVKGLFAAGEVSGGVHGKNRLMGNSLLDYNVFGRRAGLASAKYAKSKKAGKLSLDHLLSYEKMLADTGIVTEKKAPMLLPEYRGKRALSRALEIYL